One region of bacterium genomic DNA includes:
- a CDS encoding nucleotidyl transferase AbiEii/AbiGii toxin family protein, whose product MFEKVISKATKSNMELLSLLCKDYYLVGGTGVALQLGHRQSLDLDFFTPMDIDTNLCIERLIEKGDFILEKKSPNTVIGIFEGTKVSFFKYPYPLLFSTKDFMGIKVADILDIACMKIDAISSRGSRRDFIDLYVICQQKRHLREILGFFREKYKSVNYNIIHILKSLTYFDDADKEPMPNLLIEIDWAKVKDFFESEVKEI is encoded by the coding sequence ATGTTTGAAAAGGTCATTTCAAAAGCAACAAAGTCCAATATGGAATTATTAAGCTTACTATGTAAGGATTATTATTTAGTAGGTGGAACAGGAGTAGCGTTACAATTAGGACATCGTCAATCATTGGATTTAGATTTCTTTACACCAATGGATATTGATACTAATTTATGTATAGAAAGACTTATAGAAAAAGGTGATTTTATATTGGAAAAAAAGTCACCTAATACAGTTATAGGAATATTTGAAGGAACAAAAGTTAGTTTTTTTAAATATCCCTATCCACTTTTGTTTTCAACTAAAGATTTTATGGGCATAAAAGTAGCAGATATTTTAGATATTGCTTGTATGAAGATAGATGCTATTTCCTCAAGAGGAAGTCGAAGAGATTTTATTGATTTATATGTCATTTGTCAACAAAAAAGACATCTCAGGGAAATATTAGGATTCTTTAGAGAAAAATATAAAAGTGTAAATTATAATATTATTCACATTCTTAAAAGTTTAACTTATTTTGATGATGCTGACAAAGAACCTATGCCTAACCTGTTGATTGAAATCGATTGGGCGAAAGTAAAAGATTTTTTTGAGTCAGAAGTAAAAGAAATTA